Genomic window (Herpetosiphonaceae bacterium):
GCGGTGTATCGATCGGGCGAACATCGAGATGTGCCAGTACTGTACCACGCTCCTGGCGCTGAAACAATAGGTGTCGTCCGGCTGGCGCGATCAGCACCGAGCCAGGTACGACCGGGCTGCCTTGCTGCGCCTCGACGACGTTGAGGGGCGAGAGCTCGTCGATCTTTTGGGCGAATAGCTCGGTGTAGCCCACGGGCATATGAATCACTACCGCGATCGGCACCGGAAAATCGGCGGGCAACTGCGGGATGAGATATTTCAGCGCGTGCGGCCCGCCCGTCGAAATGCCAAGCACCACAATATCGACATCCAGCGCGTTTGGCGACGGCTCGACTCCCGATGCGGCGATCGGAACGATCGGCGGCTGCACGCGCATGAGCGGCGCCTCGGCGGCGGCCTTCACTTTCTCGATCAGCTCATCGCCGATCTGAAAGACCTTTTCGGTTGCCAGTGCCGTCGGCTTCTGGATAAAATCGACCGCTCCCGCGTCCAACGCCTGAAGCACCGCCTCGCTGCCCTCGTTGGCGATGCTGACCACCACGACGGGCACTGGGCGCCGCGCCATCTGCTCCCGCAAAAAGGTCAGACCATCCATCCCGGCCATCATCAGATCGAGCGTGACGACATCCGGGCTAAGCTGCTCGACCAGCTCCAACGCTTCCGCCCCGTCGCGTGCCGTCCCGACGACCTCGATAAACGGGCTGCGCGAGAGCATTTGCTTGACAACCTTGCGAATGTACGCCGAGTCGTCGACAATCAGCACGCGGAGCACTCGATTCATGAGAATATTCTTCCTTGCCACGAGTGCATGGTACGCCGCACCCGTCGATTGAACGGATCAGCGATCAGCAGGCACCTTTAACGTACACAAACGTGCCGCCGATCTCACAGAGCTGGTAGCTTGTCGTGATGCGTAGTAACGACTCCGACGCGCCGACGAAGAGATAGCCCGGCGTCGGCTGGTACGTGCGAAAGAGATCTACGGTTTTCCGAATCGTGCGCTCCGAAAAATAAATAAACGCATTTCGGCAAAAAATAAACGGCGCCGTGCTCAGGTGTCGGATCTCCTCGTCCACGGTCACGTTCGCCACCGCCCAGGTGACGCGCGCGTGAATCTGCGGATCGATGCGCCATGCACCGCCCGCAGCCGTGAAATAGCGTGCGCGCAGGCTCTCCGGCACGCTGCGGAACGAGCGATCACGGTACAGCCCACTGCGCGCTTTCTCGATCGCCGCCGAACTCGCGTCGCTCGCCAGAATCGTGATCGGGGCGCGGCTGAACCAGCCTGCCTGATCCAGCGCCATAGCGATCGAAAGTGGCTCTTCGCCCGTGGCGCACGCCGCGCTCCAGATGCGCACCGTCACGCCTGGATTAGCCGCCACGTACTGCGGGATCAGCACCTCGACCAGCGTACGCACCTGATCGGCCTCGCGGCAGAAAAACGTCTCCTGCACCGACAGCGCATTCAACAGGGCGCGCCACTCCTCGTCAGACGCAGCATCGTACTTGAGCAGGTAGTAGTAGTCCAGAAACGAGCCGAAGCCAAGCGCGATCACCCGTGGAGAAAGCTTATCGGCCAGCATATCACGCTGATCCTCGGCGTAGTACAGGCCGGTCCGCTCGTGGATCAGGTCGCGCAAAATAGCGAACGTGCTCGGCGGCAAGCTTAGCGTTTCAGAGTACAACGGCATAGAATTATCGCCCAAGCAACGTCCGTGCCGCCCGTCGCACGTCTGCCTCAGGATCGGCATAGGCCAGATCGTTTAGTTTGCGCGCCGCGTGCTGGTGCCCGATCCGTCCGAGCGCCGTCACGGCGGCAATGCGCACCGCCGGATCGACATCGTCGAGCGCGCCCGCGATCGGCTCTCTGACAGCGGGCAGCTTGATCCGCGCCAGAATCTCGACGACGGTCGCGCGCACCGCCGGATGCGGATGTGCCAGGCCGCGCTGAAGATCGTCCACGATGCGCGCTCCTTTACGGGCCAGCGCCGCGCGCACGGCCTCGCGCCGCTGCGGATCGATCAGCAGCTCGATCAGCGCCGCCGTCGCCTCGGATGTCTGGACCCGGCTGAGCGCCGTGATCGCCGCCTGCTGCATCTCGACATCGTGATCGGCGGCGGCGACCCATTGGAGCGCGGGCACGGCTCCCATGCCGCCGTGGAGCGCCACCGCATCGACCGCAGCCGCGCGCTGCGATGGATCAGCGCCACGTAGCGCGGCCAGCAGCGGCGGTAGCGCGGCGGGATGCCGTGTCTGTCCCAGCGCGTGGAGCGTCGCCCGCACCAGATCGGCATCCGAAGCGGCTGTCAGCGGCGTGAGGCTCTGCGCTGCCTGCTCGCCGCCGATCTGTCCGAGCGCCTCCGCCGCTGCGATTCGCACCTGTCCCGCCGTGTCGCGCTCCAGCACGCGGATCAGCGGCTCCAACGTGTCGGGCCGCGCGCGCTGGCCGAGCGAGCGGGTGGCGAAGTAGCGCACCCAGGGCTGCGGATCGTCCAGCGCGCCGAGCAGCGCCGCGAGCGCCTCAGGCTCGTCCATGTGTCCCAGGGCGCGCGCAGCCGCCGCCCGCAGGTTAGGCATCTCATGCCGCAGCACGTGCAGCAGCAGCGGGAGGCAGCGCGGATTGTCCAGGTAGGCCAGCGCCTCGATTGCCGCCTGCTGCACGCGCTCGTCGCGATCCTCGACCGCCGTGACGATCGTCACGGCGCAGGCGTCGTATCCGAAATACCCTGCGATGCGTAGCGCAGACTCGCGGATCAGCGGGTCGGGATCGTGCAGCAGCGCCGTGATGCGCTGCTCAAGATCGGGATGGCCCAGCGAGTGCAGCGCCGAGATGACCGCCTGCCGCGCCGCTACGTCCGGATCACCCAGATGCCGCAGCAGGGCCTCGAAGGCGCGGTGATCACCGATTTTCGCCAGCGCGTCTGCGGCTACCACAGCCAGATCGGGATCGGTTTCCAGCACCTCGATCAGCTCCGGCACCACGCGCGCATCGCCGATCCGGCCCAGCGCCACCACCGCCGCCGCGCGTGTCTCGGCGTCCTCCGCCGCGAGCTGCTCGATCAGGGCATCGACCACGCCAGCCCCGAAGCGCACCAGCGCCTCGATCAGCGCCAGCCGCACCGTCGGCTGGCCCAGCAGCCGCGCCAGGGCGCGCTCCACCGCCGGACCTTCGAGCCAGCCCAGCACCACCACCAGCGCGCGCAGCTCGTCGGGCGTTGCGGTATCCAGCGCGGCCAGCATGGCCTGCCGGGCCGTCGGTGTCAGCCGCGCGCTGACCTGCGCCGCGATCCGCCTGCCGTCGTCGTAGAGCCGGTCGTAGCGCCGGTACAGCGCCGCGAGCGCCTGCACCACGACCGTCACCGGAGCGTCGGGAGCGTCCAGCAGCGCCAGCAGCGGCGCGATCACCTCCTCATCGCCGAGCGCGCCCAGCGCCTCCGCAGCGGTATCGCGCAGCATATCGTCGGCCAGCAGCGGCACCAGCCCGGGCGCAACACGCGCATCGCCGATCGCTCGCAGCGCGTCGATAGCGGCAAACGCCAGGAAAAAATCGCCGCTCACAGCGATCGATAGCAGCGGCTCGATCGCCGCCGCCGCGCGGAGCTTGCCCAGCGCCTCGATCGCATGAAAGCGCACGTTTTGGTCGGGATCGTCGAGCGCCGCGATCAGCGCCGCCGCCGCGCGTGGATCGGTGTGCTCGGCCAGTGCCAGCGCCGCGTAGATCCGCAGATCGGTGTCGGGGTCCTCCAAAAAGTCGATCAGCGGCCCGACCACGTCCACATCGGTCAGCGCCAGCACCTGGAGCGCGCTGTTCAGCAGCGCCAGATCCCGATGCTCCTCACGCATCGCCCGCAGAATATCGGCGACCGCGTCTGCGCCAGCACGCGCCGCCAGACCGCTGACAGCGGTGCGACGCACGCGCCATTGGGCATCCGCCAGCGCATCGATCAGCAGCGCCGACTCGTGCTCTTTTGCCGTCGCCAGCGCCTCCGCCGCCTGCAAGCGTGCCGTGGCGTCGGGGCTTTGCAGCTGGGCGGTAAGGTCGCGCTCACGATCGAGTCGCGCCGTCATGTCTTCAACGGTCACGATCGTGCCGACGATCTGCTCGTCGATCCGCAGCGGCGCGATCGTCACGTGCTGCTGCATCGTGTCGAAGTGCCTGGACGGCGACGCGGGCGGGCAGCGCAGCAGATAGTGATGAAACAGCGGAGTCAGCACGACGACCACGCCCTGTGATACCACCTGCTCGAAGCGCGGCAGCAGCTTGCGCTCCGCGAGATCCGGCACCAGAGCCGGGAGCGGCGTGCCCACCGCAGTTGATGCCGAGATGCCGCTGTGCTGCTCCAGCCATGCGTCCCACGACTGGACCACCAGCGCGGCGTCCGTGGTCAATACTCCGACCGTACGCGGCATGGTCGGCGGTGTCTCACCGTGCATGAGGTACTCGTCCGTTTCCGTTCAACTGCTCGGCGCGCGCATCGAGCTCGCGCGCCCGCTCCAAGAGGCTGCTTGCCGCCTGGCGCGTTGCTTTGACCCCGGCGGCGTTGCGATCGGTGATCGTCCGAATGTCGGCAAGGCGGCTCAAGATGATCGCGGCAGCCCCCGAGTGCTCCTGGTTGGCGCGTGTCACCAGGGCAATATCTCTGGCGACACGTTGCGCCGCAGTGTTGATGTCGCGCATCGCCGTGGCCTGCTCGCTCATCGCCCGCGCGGTCTGCTCGGCCTCGCGGCGCATCTGCGTCACGGCGGAGGTGATCTGATCAGCGGCTGCGGCCTGCTCGGCCATCGCGGTCGACACCGAGGTGACAAGCTGTGCCAGCCGCTCGGCCTCGCCCGAAATCTGCTCGCCCGCCCTCGATTGATTGGCTAGTGCCTGCGCAGTGGTGCCTACGCCGCGCCGCATCGTCTCGACCGCCAGCGTGATGTCGCTGGCCGCGTTGGCCTGCTCGGTCGCGGCTCGTCGCAGCTGCGCGGCCATCGCCGTCGTGCGCTGCGCCGCCTTGATGATGTCACGGGCCGCGTTGCTCTGCTCGTTCATCGCCTGCGTCACCTGCTGGACCGTCCGGCGCATCTGGTTGCTCGCGTTGACGATCGTCTGCGCTGTGGTAGCCTGCTCCGAGGTTGCGGCGGCAACCTGACGCGCCTGCTGGGAGGTGGTGGCGATCGTCGCGATCACGTGCTGCCCCGCACGTAGCTGCTCGTCCGTGGCGCGCGCGATCTGCCCGACCAGCCGGGTGATCTCGTCCAGGCCGGACAAAATATTCTGAAGCCCGGCAGCGCCCTCGGAGGACTGGCGGCTCGACTCGTCCGCGACACGCAGGCCGTCGGTCGAGGCGGCCACCGCTTCCTGCACGGTATCCTGAAGGTTTTTGATAATCGCCGCAATATCAGCCGTGGCGCGCGCAGATCGATCGGCCAGGTTGCGAATCTCTTCGGCCACCACGGCAAAGCCACGGCCCGCATCGCCCGCCCGCGCCGCCTCGATCGATGCGTTCAGCGACAGCAGGTTGGTGCGCTCCGCGATCAGGTTGATCGCGTCGACGATGCTGCTGATCTCGTTCGAGCGCTTGCCCATCTCGCGCATCACGCCTGCGCTCTGCGCCACCGCCTCGCGCACGCGGCTGATGCCTTCGATCGATCGCTGGATGGCGGCACCGCCCTCTTTGGCCTCGCGCGCCACCCGCTGGGTCACGGTGTCGGCCTCCCTGGCGATCTTGGCAACGGCCTGGATCGAGCGATCCAGCTCTTCCGCGCTCGTCGCGGCGCTGCTGGCGGCATCGGTGATGGCCGCCGCGTTGTGTGCCACGCCCTGCATCGAGCGCGCCAGCTCTTCGATCGCCGTCGAAACCTCTTCGATCGACGCGGCCATCGTTTCGCTCATCGCCGTGACCTCCTCGATCGAGGCGGCCATCTCGTTGATCGAGGACGACGTTTGCTCGGCGGCGGTCGCGACTTCCTCGGTGTTGGCCGCCGTGCCCTGGATCGCGCGGGTCATCTGCTCAAGCGCCGCGCCGGTCTGGTTAACCGACGACGACAGCGCCTCGGTATCGTCGCTGACGGTGCTGATCGCATCGGTCATGCTGGTCATCGCCCTGGTCACTTGCAGCGCCGCCGCCGCCATGTCCTGGGCCGTGCTGGTCACGCTCTTGATCGATCGCGTCGACTCTTCGATCGAGGTTGCGGTCTGCGTCACCATGCTCGACAGGCTGATCGTGCTGACTGTCACCTGCTCGATCGAGGCGGCCATCTCGTTGATCGACGAAACCATTTCTTCGGTCGAGGTCGCGACCGATGCGGCCTGCGATGCTGTCTCTTGGAGCGAGGCAACGACCTCGTTGGTGGTGCTGAGCGTGCCATCCAGCGAGCGCACCTGCGACTCCGCATCGGCTGCGACCTGATCGGCGATCTGATCGATGTCGGCTGCGGTCGCCGTCAACTGCCGCGCCTGCTCAAGAATCTGCTCGACCTGTGCATTGTCGGTATTGCGCCGTTGGCGTAGGAAGAATCCCATAGGTGCTCCTCGAACAAAGAACAAAAGAACAAAAAAGCAATAGAACAAAGGCCGTAGGTCGGGACGAAAGAGCCAAGAACCAAGAACCGAGAACCGAACAAAAGAACAAAAGCTTAAACGTCCAACTTCTTTGTTCCCTTGATCCCTTGTTCGCTTGTTCCCCTGACCGACCCCGCTTCCGATGTCGGAAGCAAGGACTCGGCCAGCGTCAAGACTTCGCGCAGATTCAGCAGCAGCACGAGGCGGTCGCTGAGCGTGGCGATGGCGTCGAGGTAGTTGCCGCTGAGGCTGCCGATCGCCTCAGGCGGCGGCTGGAATGTGTCGGGGTCGATCTGCACAAACTCGCGCGCCGAGTCGACCACCAGCCCAACTTGCCGCCGATCGTGTTTGATCACGAGCAGCCGGGTGCGAAGATCGTACGGGATTTTGGGCAGGCCAAACCGCGCGCGCAGATTGAGCGCCGGGATGAGCTGGCCGCGTACGAACACCACGCCGTCGATCGCCGTCGGCGCGTTCGGCACGGGCGTCACCTGTTCGAGCATGTCGATGTGCTGGACATCGCTGCTGCGAATCGCGTAGCTCGTTCCGGCTAGCTCGAACAAAATATAGGGTTGGGTTGTTGTCGGCAGCTCGTGCATCGTTGAACTCGTCCTTCCATCAGCCGCAAAGGACGCTGGCCCCGCTGGCCGCGCGCCGCCCTCGCGATCAAGCCTGTTCAGGTCTGCCGGATCGAGAATCAGCACGACCCGCCCATCGCCCAGCTCGGTTGCGCCGCCGATGCCGACGACCTGCACCAGCGGATCGGCGATCGGGCGGACGACGATCTCGCGCTTATCCAGCAGCCGATCGATGGTCAGCACAAACGTGTGGCGCTCCTGGCCGATCACCAGCCCGTAGCCCGCGCCATCCTCCGCGCCCGGCAGCCGGAAGACGCGCGCCAGCCGCACCAGCGGCACGACCTGCTCGCGATAGCGCAGCAGCTCGTTGTTCTCCAGAGCCGTGATATCGTCCGGCGCGATCTGAATCGCCTCGCGCACGGCGGGCAGCGGCATGGCAAAGGTTTGCCCGGCAGCCGCGACGATCAGCGCATCCATGATCGTCAGCGTCAGCGGCAGCTGCATCGTAAAGCGCGTGCCACGGCCAACTTCGGTTGTCAGCGTGAGTGTGCCGCCCAGCTCGTAGATCGTTCGCTGGACGACATCCATGCCTACGCCGCGACCGCTGACGCGATCGACCTGCTCGCGGGTTGAAAAGCCGGGCAGGCACAGCAGATCCAGAAGCTTCGCGTCGTCGGGCAGGCCATCGCCGTCGAGCAGCCCCAGGGCACGCGCGCGCTCGGCGACATCGTGGCGATCGATGCCGCGTCCGTCGTCGGCCAGCTCGATCGTCACGATGTCGCCCGTGTCGAACGCCGAGAGCATCAGTGTGCCTTCGGCTGGCTTGCCCTGCGCCATGCGCTCGCTCGCTGGCTCCAGGCCGTGGCTGACCGCGTTGCGCACCAGATGCAGCAGCGGATCGGCCAGCCGCTCGACGATGTACTTATCGACCTCGGTATGCTGGCCGTGAAGTTCGAGCCGCACCTGTCGGCCTAGCTCATGGGCCAGATCGCGCACCACGAACTGCATCCGCGCGAAGATGTCGCCCATCGGCACCATCCGCACGCGCACGACGCCCTCGCGCAGATCGCGCAGCTGCCGCCCAAGCTGCACGTTGATGTCGTGCAGATCCCGCCACTCGTTGACCTCGATCTTCGGCTCGATCTGCGCTAGCCGGTTTTCGAGGCGGGAGCGCGTGATGACCAGCTCGCCGATCATGTGCATCAGCTCGTCGAGGCGCGTCAGATCGACGCGCACGACGTTGGCGGGGGCGACCGAGATCGGAGCGGCGGACGTGCTCGCCGCCGCTGGCTGCGCCGCCACCTGCACGCTGTACGGCTCCCAGCGCAGGCCATGTGCTGCCCAGGCCGAGAAGCTCTCGGCGTCCGCATCCGTCGCCACGATAAACTCGAACGCGACGCCCGCAGGTCGCACGAGCGGTCTGGCATGCTCGATCTCGCCGATCTCCTGAAGCTGGGTGCGCACGCTGTTGACGTTGACTCCCTGATCGGCCAGCTCGGGCGTAGGCAGGAATTCAAAACGCCAGACCTGGCGGAGCGTCGGAGCGGGCGGCGCTGTGCCGTTGCCCTGATCGGGTAGGCTCGCAGCCCCGGACGAGGGCACAGCTTCAGGCCGCGCTTCGTCCGGCAGCAGGTCAGTCAGCGCCGCGAGCACCGGATCGACGTCGGGGCCGGGCTGTCGGGCGCGCCACGCGGCGAGGGCCTGCTCCAGCATGCGCACCTCCACGATCAAGGTGTCGAGCGCCTGGGCCTGAAGCACGACCCGCTGATCGCGGAGGGCACGGAAGTAGCTTTCGGTCTGGTGGGCCAGCCGCTCGACATCGCTGACGCCGACCATGCCCGCCAGCCCTTTCAGCGAGTGGAAGCTGCGAAATAGCTCCTCAAGCAGCGCCCGATCGACGTGGACTCGCCCAACGAACGGCTCAAGCGCCAGCAGATCGCGGCGAATCACCGTTAAGTGCTCATCGCACTCGGCAAAAAAATCGTCGAGAAACTCATCGAAGAACGAATTGTCCGCCGGAGATGAGGCTGGTATCACATGCTTCTCATTCTCGTCGTGCGGGAGCACATGCAACCACACATTGCCTGTTGCTGGAAAGAAGAGTGCGTTGATGACGTATTATACCGATTCTAGTAGCTCAGTGATACACGATTCCAGCGTTTGCGGCGCAAATGGCTTGGTAAGATAGACGGATGCCCCGGCATTCAGCACCGCATCGCGGCTTATGTCGTCGCTGCGCGTGGTGAGGACCACGATCGGGATCGCCCGATACGCCTGGTGCGACCGCACGAACTGCACGACCTCCAGGCCATGCATATCAGGCATATTCAGGTCCAGAATCATCAGGTCCACGCGGGCCAGGGCCAGTTGCTCGATCGCCTCCAGCCCATTGCCGGCTTGCAGGAAGCGCACATCCTTGAGATGGCGGAGCGAGGCCATGACCATCCGCCGTATCGTCGCGGAGTCATCGACCACGAGAATTGTGCTCATAGCTTTCTCCCGGCAGGTTTCTGTAGTAGCTACAGCAACTCCTACCCAAACACACAATGAATGTCAGGTTTCCACGCGAGGCTGAACGGATTTCGTGTCGATCAAGGACTGTTGGGTATAAAGTACCACATACAAGCCTAACAATCCGTGGCGTCGGCATGGTATCTTGAAAGCGCGCTTATATCAAGCTCGCACCATGTATTTTACCGAGAAAGGAAGCTCGATGGTTCAGGCTGTGGTGATGTCGGGGCCGCACCAGCCGCTCGAAGTGCGTCAGTTCGAGATGCCGCAGCTCGAAGATGGCGCGGTGCTGCTGCGCACGCTGGGCAGCGAGGTCTGCGGCACCGATGTGCATCTGTGGCATGGTCAGTTGGCGGGCGTGCCCTATCCGATCATTCCCGGTCACGTGAGTGTCGGCGAGGTTGCCGCGATCGGCGGGCGGGCGGTGGATGTTGATGGGCGGCTGCTGGGCGTGGGCGATGTGGTCACGTTCGTCGATGTCTACGGATCGTGCGGTCGCTGCTGGCACTGTACGGTCGCGCAGGCCAGCACGCGCTGTCCGCAGCGGCGCGTCTATGGCGTGACGCTCTCGGCGGATGAGGGCCTGCTCGGCGGCTGGAGCGAGTATATCTACCTGCGGCCCGGCGTGCATATCGTCACGCTGCCGCCCACGCTGCCCTGGGAAACGTTTATCGCTGCGGGCTGCGGCCTGCCGACGGCGCTGCACGCGGTCGAGCGCGCCGAGATCCGCTTTGGCGATACGGTCGTCGTGCAGGGCAGCGGGCCGGTCGGCCTGAGCGCGGCGATCCTGGCGCAGCTCCGGGGCGCGGGCAGCGTGATCGTCGTCGGCGGCCCTCCCGTGCGGCTGGCGATGGCCCAGGCGCTCGGCGCGGATGCCGTGCTGGACATCGGCGAGCTGGACGAGGCCGCGCGCTACGCCGCGGTGCGCGCGCTCACGCGAGGCCGTGGCGCAGACGCGACGATCGAGGCGACCGGAGTAGCCGCCGCCGTGCCTGAGGGCATGCGCCTGACCCGCGACGCGGGACGCTATGTGGTCGTCGGGCAGTACACCAACGTCGGATCGGTGGCGTTCAATCCGCACCTGGATCTGAATCAGAAGCATCTTGATGTGCGCGGCTGCTGGGGCAGCGATGTTAGCCACGTCTACCGCGCGGTGCAGGTGCTGGCGCGCTACCATACGCGCTTCCCGTGGGCCGAGTTCGTCAGCGGGCGCTACGCGCTCGACCGCGCGCAGGCTGCGCTGGAAGATGTCGCCGCCCAGCGTGTGGTTAAGGCGCTGATCATGCCGCAGTAGCATTGTGAAAGGACCACGCATGACCGATCATCGCTTTCCCTGGACCAGCGCGCAGATCGAGGCGATTGCCGCCGCGCATCCGACGCCCTTCTACCTCTACGACGAGCGCGGGCTGCGCGAGCAGGCCAGACGGCTGCACGCCGCGTTCGCCTGGGCTCCCGGCTTCAAAGAATATTTCGCGGTCAAGGCCACGCCCAACCCGACGATCCTGCGGATTCTGCACGAGGAAGGCTGTGGCACCGATTGTAGCTCGCTGGCCGAGCTGGTGCTCTCCGAGCGTGTCGGCATTACCGGCGAAGAGATCATGTTCTCATCCAACAACACGCCTGCGGTCGAGTTCCAAAAGGCGCGCGAGCTTGGCGCGATCATCAACCTCGACGATCTCAGCCATATCGAGTATCTGGAGCGCCACGCGGGCCTGCCGGAGCTGGTGTCGCTGCGGTACAATCCCGGCCCGCTGCGCACCGGCAATGCGATCATCGGCAATCCGATCGAGGCCAAGTTTGGCTTGACGCGGGCGCAGTTGTTCGAGGGCTATCGCGTCCTGCGCGACAAGGGCGCGACGCGCTTCGGCCTGCATACGATGGTCGTGTCGAATGAGCTGAGCCAGGATGCGCTCGTCTCCACCGCGCGAATGATGTTCGAGCTGGCGGTCGAGCTAGCCACCGCGCTGGATATTCGGGTCGAGCTGATCAATATCGGCGGCGGCATCGGCATTCCCTACCGCCCGGAGCAGCAGGCGGTCGATCTTGCGGCGCTTTCCGCCGAGATCCAGGCGGCGTATGCCGCGACGATCGGCGCGCACGGCCTCGATCCGGTACGTCTGTGCATGGAGTGCGGGCGGATCATGACCGGTCCTTACGGCTTCCTGGTGGCGCGGGTACGGCATCTCAAGCAGACCTACAGGCGCTATGTGGGCCTGGATGCCACGATGGCCGATCTGATGCGTCCGGGGCTCTACGGCGCGTACCATCATCTGAC
Coding sequences:
- a CDS encoding CheR family methyltransferase, with amino-acid sequence MPLYSETLSLPPSTFAILRDLIHERTGLYYAEDQRDMLADKLSPRVIALGFGSFLDYYYLLKYDAASDEEWRALLNALSVQETFFCREADQVRTLVEVLIPQYVAANPGVTVRIWSAACATGEEPLSIAMALDQAGWFSRAPITILASDASSAAIEKARSGLYRDRSFRSVPESLRARYFTAAGGAWRIDPQIHARVTWAVANVTVDEEIRHLSTAPFIFCRNAFIYFSERTIRKTVDLFRTYQPTPGYLFVGASESLLRITTSYQLCEIGGTFVYVKGAC
- the cheB gene encoding chemotaxis-specific protein-glutamate methyltransferase CheB is translated as MNRVLRVLIVDDSAYIRKVVKQMLSRSPFIEVVGTARDGAEALELVEQLSPDVVTLDLMMAGMDGLTFLREQMARRPVPVVVVSIANEGSEAVLQALDAGAVDFIQKPTALATEKVFQIGDELIEKVKAAAEAPLMRVQPPIVPIAASGVEPSPNALDVDIVVLGISTGGPHALKYLIPQLPADFPVPIAVVIHMPVGYTELFAQKIDELSPLNVVEAQQGSPVVPGSVLIAPAGRHLLFQRQERGTVLAHLDVRPIDTPHRPSVDVLFRSAAEAYGDRVLGIVMTGMGADGQQGAAWIKAQGGHIWTEAEASCVVYGMPRAVDEAHLSDYSVPLDQMAAALVRGIAWLKS
- a CDS encoding response regulator translates to MSTILVVDDSATIRRMVMASLRHLKDVRFLQAGNGLEAIEQLALARVDLMILDLNMPDMHGLEVVQFVRSHQAYRAIPIVVLTTRSDDISRDAVLNAGASVYLTKPFAPQTLESCITELLESV
- a CDS encoding zinc-binding dehydrogenase translates to MVQAVVMSGPHQPLEVRQFEMPQLEDGAVLLRTLGSEVCGTDVHLWHGQLAGVPYPIIPGHVSVGEVAAIGGRAVDVDGRLLGVGDVVTFVDVYGSCGRCWHCTVAQASTRCPQRRVYGVTLSADEGLLGGWSEYIYLRPGVHIVTLPPTLPWETFIAAGCGLPTALHAVERAEIRFGDTVVVQGSGPVGLSAAILAQLRGAGSVIVVGGPPVRLAMAQALGADAVLDIGELDEAARYAAVRALTRGRGADATIEATGVAAAVPEGMRLTRDAGRYVVVGQYTNVGSVAFNPHLDLNQKHLDVRGCWGSDVSHVYRAVQVLARYHTRFPWAEFVSGRYALDRAQAALEDVAAQRVVKALIMPQ
- a CDS encoding HEAT repeat domain-containing protein; protein product: MHGETPPTMPRTVGVLTTDAALVVQSWDAWLEQHSGISASTAVGTPLPALVPDLAERKLLPRFEQVVSQGVVVVLTPLFHHYLLRCPPASPSRHFDTMQQHVTIAPLRIDEQIVGTIVTVEDMTARLDRERDLTAQLQSPDATARLQAAEALATAKEHESALLIDALADAQWRVRRTAVSGLAARAGADAVADILRAMREEHRDLALLNSALQVLALTDVDVVGPLIDFLEDPDTDLRIYAALALAEHTDPRAAAALIAALDDPDQNVRFHAIEALGKLRAAAAIEPLLSIAVSGDFFLAFAAIDALRAIGDARVAPGLVPLLADDMLRDTAAEALGALGDEEVIAPLLALLDAPDAPVTVVVQALAALYRRYDRLYDDGRRIAAQVSARLTPTARQAMLAALDTATPDELRALVVVLGWLEGPAVERALARLLGQPTVRLALIEALVRFGAGVVDALIEQLAAEDAETRAAAVVALGRIGDARVVPELIEVLETDPDLAVVAADALAKIGDHRAFEALLRHLGDPDVAARQAVISALHSLGHPDLEQRITALLHDPDPLIRESALRIAGYFGYDACAVTIVTAVEDRDERVQQAAIEALAYLDNPRCLPLLLHVLRHEMPNLRAAAARALGHMDEPEALAALLGALDDPQPWVRYFATRSLGQRARPDTLEPLIRVLERDTAGQVRIAAAEALGQIGGEQAAQSLTPLTAASDADLVRATLHALGQTRHPAALPPLLAALRGADPSQRAAAVDAVALHGGMGAVPALQWVAAADHDVEMQQAAITALSRVQTSEATAALIELLIDPQRREAVRAALARKGARIVDDLQRGLAHPHPAVRATVVEILARIKLPAVREPIAGALDDVDPAVRIAAVTALGRIGHQHAARKLNDLAYADPEADVRRAARTLLGR
- a CDS encoding chemotaxis protein CheA, with protein sequence MIPASSPADNSFFDEFLDDFFAECDEHLTVIRRDLLALEPFVGRVHVDRALLEELFRSFHSLKGLAGMVGVSDVERLAHQTESYFRALRDQRVVLQAQALDTLIVEVRMLEQALAAWRARQPGPDVDPVLAALTDLLPDEARPEAVPSSGAASLPDQGNGTAPPAPTLRQVWRFEFLPTPELADQGVNVNSVRTQLQEIGEIEHARPLVRPAGVAFEFIVATDADAESFSAWAAHGLRWEPYSVQVAAQPAAASTSAAPISVAPANVVRVDLTRLDELMHMIGELVITRSRLENRLAQIEPKIEVNEWRDLHDINVQLGRQLRDLREGVVRVRMVPMGDIFARMQFVVRDLAHELGRQVRLELHGQHTEVDKYIVERLADPLLHLVRNAVSHGLEPASERMAQGKPAEGTLMLSAFDTGDIVTIELADDGRGIDRHDVAERARALGLLDGDGLPDDAKLLDLLCLPGFSTREQVDRVSGRGVGMDVVQRTIYELGGTLTLTTEVGRGTRFTMQLPLTLTIMDALIVAAAGQTFAMPLPAVREAIQIAPDDITALENNELLRYREQVVPLVRLARVFRLPGAEDGAGYGLVIGQERHTFVLTIDRLLDKREIVVRPIADPLVQVVGIGGATELGDGRVVLILDPADLNRLDREGGARPAGPASFAADGRTSSTMHELPTTTQPYILFELAGTSYAIRSSDVQHIDMLEQVTPVPNAPTAIDGVVFVRGQLIPALNLRARFGLPKIPYDLRTRLLVIKHDRRQVGLVVDSAREFVQIDPDTFQPPPEAIGSLSGNYLDAIATLSDRLVLLLNLREVLTLAESLLPTSEAGSVRGTSEQGIKGTKKLDV
- a CDS encoding methyl-accepting chemotaxis protein, producing the protein MGFFLRQRRNTDNAQVEQILEQARQLTATAADIDQIADQVAADAESQVRSLDGTLSTTNEVVASLQETASQAASVATSTEEMVSSINEMAASIEQVTVSTISLSSMVTQTATSIEESTRSIKSVTSTAQDMAAAALQVTRAMTSMTDAISTVSDDTEALSSSVNQTGAALEQMTRAIQGTAANTEEVATAAEQTSSSINEMAASIEEVTAMSETMAASIEEVSTAIEELARSMQGVAHNAAAITDAASSAATSAEELDRSIQAVAKIAREADTVTQRVAREAKEGGAAIQRSIEGISRVREAVAQSAGVMREMGKRSNEISSIVDAINLIAERTNLLSLNASIEAARAGDAGRGFAVVAEEIRNLADRSARATADIAAIIKNLQDTVQEAVAASTDGLRVADESSRQSSEGAAGLQNILSGLDEITRLVGQIARATDEQLRAGQHVIATIATTSQQARQVAAATSEQATTAQTIVNASNQMRRTVQQVTQAMNEQSNAARDIIKAAQRTTAMAAQLRRAATEQANAASDITLAVETMRRGVGTTAQALANQSRAGEQISGEAERLAQLVTSVSTAMAEQAAAADQITSAVTQMRREAEQTARAMSEQATAMRDINTAAQRVARDIALVTRANQEHSGAAAIILSRLADIRTITDRNAAGVKATRQAASSLLERARELDARAEQLNGNGRVPHAR